The genome window GCCCCAGAACAGAAACAAACGGTGTGACCGGCTCGGCCACCACCGTGAACAGAGCCAGGAATCCCTGGGTTGGTATTTCAACCGGCAAGAGTTGCTTCAGATAGAAGATTATGCTGAGCTTCTGCAGAATCGAAGGCAGCACCGGGTTGATCGCTTCATAGCCCATCACCAACGCCCCGGGAACGATGGGATTCTTGAAAATCAAGCTGAGAGCGAGAAACAGAGCGCCATATCCAAGGCAAGCCAGGGCGGTCACCAGCAGGTACGACCAGAACTGATGGAGTCCGGGGCCGTCTAAAACATAGCTCCGGCCTGCGGGACCCAGGTGCACATACATGAAATAGAACGACAACAGCACGCTGATGCCGAAAAGAAGAATTGCAGTGATGGCGCCGGCGAGAAATTTTCCCAGCACCAGCACTTCCCTTCTGACCGGAACCAGGAACTGGTAATGCAGGGTGCGTTCCACGATTTCCCCGCGAAATAGCCACGTGAAGATGCCCATGCAGCCGAAGAAAATTCCCAGCCGGAGATAGTAGAAATTGAAGATGCCGGCCAGAACCTCTGTATCGGCGGAGACGGTGCAGATACGACGTGGGCCAT of Terriglobales bacterium contains these proteins:
- a CDS encoding ABC transporter permease, which produces MSGRRLFWRFRQWVSKQSWQLWAEQTGILARIELRRNFLARRGFWIYLLAFAPAAIVGLHALIDGPRRICTVSADTEVLAGIFNFYYLRLGIFFGCMGIFTWLFRGEIVERTLHYQFLVPVRREVLVLGKFLAGAITAILLFGISVLLSFYFMYVHLGPAGRSYVLDGPGLHQFWSYLLVTALACLGYGALFLALSLIFKNPIVPGALVMGYEAINPVLPSILQKLSIIFYLKQLLPVEIPTQGFLALFTVVAEPVTPFVSVLGLLCLTAAILIFACFRIHRLEVTYSTD